From Desmodus rotundus isolate HL8 chromosome 10, HLdesRot8A.1, whole genome shotgun sequence, one genomic window encodes:
- the FH gene encoding fumarate hydratase, mitochondrial isoform X1: MYHALRLLARSRRLVRVPPSASALAPGPGGAAALPFPPPNAAGMASQNSFRIEYDTFGELKVPSDKYYGAQTVRSTMNFKIGGVTERMPIPVIKAFGILKRAAAEVNQDYGLDPKIAGAIMKAADEVAGGKLNDHFPLVVWQTGSGTQTNMNVNEVISNRAIEMLGGELGSKKPVHPNDHVNKSQSSNDTFPTAMHIAAAMEVHEVLLPGLQKLHDALEAKSKEFAHVIKIGRTHTQDAVPLTLGQEFSGYVQQLKYAMTRVKAAMPRIYELAAGGTAVGTGLNTRIGFAEKVAAKVAALTGLPFVTAPNKFEALAAHDALVELSGAMNTTACSLMKIANDIRFLGSGPRSGLGELILPENEPGSSIMPGKVNPTQCEAMTMVAAQVMGNHVAVTVGGSNGHFELNVFKPMMIKNVLHSARLLGDAAVSFTENCVAGIQANRERIDKLMNESLMLVTALNPHIGYDKAAKIAKTAHKKGSTLKATAVELGYLTAEQFDEWVKPQDMLGPK, encoded by the exons GCCAGCCAGAATTCCTTTCGGATAGAATATGATACCTTCGGTGAACTCAAGGTCCCAAGTGACAAGTACTATGGCGCCCAGACCGTGAGGTCTACGATGAACTTTAAGATTGGTGGTGTGACGGAACGCATGCCA ATCCCAGTTATCAAAGCTTTTGGCATTTTGAAGCGAGCAGCTGCTGAAGTAAACCAGGATTACGGTCTGGACCCGAAGATTGCTGGTGCAATCATGAAGGCCGCAGACGAG GTAGCCGGAGGTAAATTAAATGACCATTTTCCTCTTGTGGTGTGGCAGACTGGGTCGGGAACCCAGACAAACATGAATGTAAATGAAGTCATTAGCAACAGAGCCATCGAAATGCTGGGAGGCGAACTTGGCAGCAAGAAACCGGTGCATCCCAACGACCATGTTAATAAAAGCCAG AGCTCGAACGATACGTTCCCCACAGCAATGCACATAGCTGCTGCGATGGAAGTTCACGAAGTGCTGCTGCCGGGACTGCAGAAGCTACACGATGCCCTCGAGGCGAAATCCAAAGAGTTCGCCCACGTCATCAAAATTGGGCGAACTCACACACAGGATGCGGTCCCGCTCACTCTTGGGCAG GAGTTCAGTGGGTATGTCCAACAGCTGAAGTACGCAATGACGAGAGTGAAGGCTGCCATGCCTCGGATCTACGAACTCGCAGCCGGAGGCACCGCGGTCGGCACCGGTTTAAACACCAGGATCGGCTTTGCAGAAAAGGTTGCTGCAAAAGTGGCCGCGCTCACAG GCTTACCTTTTGTTACAGCTCCAAATAAATTTGAAGCTCTGGCTGCCCATGATGCTTTGGTTGAACTCAGTGGGGCCATGAACACTACCGCGTGCAGTCTGATGAAGATAGCGAATGACATTCGTTTTCTGGGTTCGGGTCCTCGCTCAGGCCTGGGGGAACTGATTTTGCCTGAGAATGAACCAGGAAGCAGTATCATGCCAG GCAAGGTGAACCCCACCCAGTGTGAAGCAATGACCATGGTTGCCGCCCAGGTCATGGGGAATCACGTCGCTGTCACCGTCGGGGGCAGCAATGGACATTTTGAATTGAATGTGTTCAAGCCAATGATG aTTAAAAATGTGTTACACTCGGCCAGGCTGCTGGGCGACGCGGCGGTCTCTTTCACGGAAAACTGTGTGGCGGGCATCCAGGCCAACAGAGAGCGGATCGACAAGCTGATGAATGAGTCGCTGATGCTGGTGACGGCTCTCAACCCTCACATAG GCTATGACAAGGCGGCGAAGATCGCCAAGACCGCACACAAAAAGGGGTCCACCTTGAAGGCCACCGCTGTGGAGCTGGGCTACCTCACAGCAGAGCAGTTCGATGAGTGGGTGAAGCCCCAGGACATGCTGGGTCCCAAGTGA
- the FH gene encoding fumarate hydratase, mitochondrial isoform X2, which produces MNFKIGGVTERMPIPVIKAFGILKRAAAEVNQDYGLDPKIAGAIMKAADEVAGGKLNDHFPLVVWQTGSGTQTNMNVNEVISNRAIEMLGGELGSKKPVHPNDHVNKSQSSNDTFPTAMHIAAAMEVHEVLLPGLQKLHDALEAKSKEFAHVIKIGRTHTQDAVPLTLGQEFSGYVQQLKYAMTRVKAAMPRIYELAAGGTAVGTGLNTRIGFAEKVAAKVAALTGLPFVTAPNKFEALAAHDALVELSGAMNTTACSLMKIANDIRFLGSGPRSGLGELILPENEPGSSIMPGKVNPTQCEAMTMVAAQVMGNHVAVTVGGSNGHFELNVFKPMMIKNVLHSARLLGDAAVSFTENCVAGIQANRERIDKLMNESLMLVTALNPHIGYDKAAKIAKTAHKKGSTLKATAVELGYLTAEQFDEWVKPQDMLGPK; this is translated from the exons ATGAACTTTAAGATTGGTGGTGTGACGGAACGCATGCCA ATCCCAGTTATCAAAGCTTTTGGCATTTTGAAGCGAGCAGCTGCTGAAGTAAACCAGGATTACGGTCTGGACCCGAAGATTGCTGGTGCAATCATGAAGGCCGCAGACGAG GTAGCCGGAGGTAAATTAAATGACCATTTTCCTCTTGTGGTGTGGCAGACTGGGTCGGGAACCCAGACAAACATGAATGTAAATGAAGTCATTAGCAACAGAGCCATCGAAATGCTGGGAGGCGAACTTGGCAGCAAGAAACCGGTGCATCCCAACGACCATGTTAATAAAAGCCAG AGCTCGAACGATACGTTCCCCACAGCAATGCACATAGCTGCTGCGATGGAAGTTCACGAAGTGCTGCTGCCGGGACTGCAGAAGCTACACGATGCCCTCGAGGCGAAATCCAAAGAGTTCGCCCACGTCATCAAAATTGGGCGAACTCACACACAGGATGCGGTCCCGCTCACTCTTGGGCAG GAGTTCAGTGGGTATGTCCAACAGCTGAAGTACGCAATGACGAGAGTGAAGGCTGCCATGCCTCGGATCTACGAACTCGCAGCCGGAGGCACCGCGGTCGGCACCGGTTTAAACACCAGGATCGGCTTTGCAGAAAAGGTTGCTGCAAAAGTGGCCGCGCTCACAG GCTTACCTTTTGTTACAGCTCCAAATAAATTTGAAGCTCTGGCTGCCCATGATGCTTTGGTTGAACTCAGTGGGGCCATGAACACTACCGCGTGCAGTCTGATGAAGATAGCGAATGACATTCGTTTTCTGGGTTCGGGTCCTCGCTCAGGCCTGGGGGAACTGATTTTGCCTGAGAATGAACCAGGAAGCAGTATCATGCCAG GCAAGGTGAACCCCACCCAGTGTGAAGCAATGACCATGGTTGCCGCCCAGGTCATGGGGAATCACGTCGCTGTCACCGTCGGGGGCAGCAATGGACATTTTGAATTGAATGTGTTCAAGCCAATGATG aTTAAAAATGTGTTACACTCGGCCAGGCTGCTGGGCGACGCGGCGGTCTCTTTCACGGAAAACTGTGTGGCGGGCATCCAGGCCAACAGAGAGCGGATCGACAAGCTGATGAATGAGTCGCTGATGCTGGTGACGGCTCTCAACCCTCACATAG GCTATGACAAGGCGGCGAAGATCGCCAAGACCGCACACAAAAAGGGGTCCACCTTGAAGGCCACCGCTGTGGAGCTGGGCTACCTCACAGCAGAGCAGTTCGATGAGTGGGTGAAGCCCCAGGACATGCTGGGTCCCAAGTGA